The uncultured Desulfatiglans sp. DNA window ATGCTTACGAAGGCCTCCCGCGGGGTTCCTCCCATCGCGGCGATGTCGCTCAAGTTGACGGCCAGAGATTTGTACCCGAGGTCGAAACCGCTGATCCGGTCACGGATGAAGTGGACCCGTTCGACCAGCAGGTCGGTGGTCAGCAGGGTGATCCGCCCCTCCGCCGTTCGGAAGGCCGCCGCATCGTCGCCGATGCCTTTGAGGACTCCGTCCGGACGGACGAGGCACCCCTGGGTCACTCTGCGGATGAATCCGAACTCGCCGATCTCTTTCAGCCCCATTGCGCCTTAGCCCTTTCGATCGCCGCCCGAAGTTGTCTGGCGGCCGCCTCGGGGTCTTCTGCGGATACGATGGCGGAAACGACCGCCAGGCCGCTCCCGCCGTGCCGGATGACCTCGGCGGCGTTTTCGAGGTTGAGACCCCCGATGCCGATCAGCGGCAGCCGGACAGCCGCCCGGATCGCCGCGAGCCCGGAGAGTCCAAGGGCGGGGGCGGTGTCCGTCTTGGTCGGGGTGGTGAAGATAGGGCTTACCCCGATGTAATCCGCGCCCTCCGCTTCCGCCCGGAGGGCGTCGTCCAGGCTTTCCGCGGAGATTCCGATAAGAGCCTTGTCCCCGAGGATCGCTCTTGCCTGCGGAAGCGGCATGTCGGTCTGACCGAGGTGGACCCCGTCGGCCTCGACGGCCAGAGCCACATCCACGCGATCGTTGATGATGAGGGGGATGCCGTTTTCATGCAGGAGGCTCCGCAGAACGAGCGCCTCCTCGATGAAGGTGCGGGTGGAGCAGGCCTTCTCCCTCAGCTGGACGCAGGTCACTCCTCCTCTGACGGCGGCCTCCACTATGGCTCGCGTCGGACGTCCGCGGGCGAGGCTGCGGTCCGTGACGAGGTACAAGGAATAATCGATCTGTTTGATCTGCATGGGGTCATCTCTCGGCTCGAAGGTCGGCGGGCCAGGTTTACGCGGTTCGTAGGGTTCGGAACCGGCCGCCGCCCGCCGAGCGGGCCTCCCGGATGGCGTGCCTCAATGAAACGAGTCTATGTCAACGGAAATCCCTTTTGACCGTCTGTCAGGGCTGCTCGAACCGGCAGCCGGCAGCCAGGGCCTCCGGGGTCAAGTTGTACAGGGCATCGAGGAAGGCGGTCATAAAACTGCCCGGCCCGTGGCAACTGGAAGCACCGATTTCACCGGCCAGTCCGAAGAAGGCGAGCGCGGTCGCCGCAGCGCTCCAAGGATCAGGGTCGACCGCCAGGAACGCCCCGATGGTGACCGTTGCAGCGCAGCCGGTCCCCGTAATGGTCGACATCAGCGGGTGCCCGTTTCCCACCTTGACGGTCCTCACGCCGTCTGTGACGAGGTCCCTCGGGCCGGTGACGGCGAAGACCGCATGCCGGTTCAGGGCCATTTCCTCGACCCTGTCTCCGAGATCTTCGACGGTGTGCAGCGAGTCCACCCCTTTCGTCTTCGAACCGGTCCGGGCCAGGGCGAGGATCTCCGAGGCGTTCCCCCTGATGACGGATGGTTTTGCCGCCTCCATGATTTCCAGGGCGGTCCGGGTTCGGAGTTCGGTCGCGCCTGCGCCCACCGGGTCCAGAATGACGGGTTTGTGCAATTCAGCGGCTTTTCTGCCGGCCTTGAGCATCGAAGCAATCCAAGGGCCGCTGAGGGTCCCGATGTTCAGAACCAGCGCTCCGGCCAAAGAGACCATTTCCTCCACTTCTTCCTCGGCGTGGGCCATGACCGGACTTGCGCCCATCGCAAGAAGGGTGTTGGCGGTGAAGTTCATCACCACGAAATTGGTGATGCTGTGGACCAGAGGTTTCTGGTCCCGGACGGATGTCAGATTGCGAACCGCCTGTTCCTTTAACGTATCGAGCATGCTCAACCCCCCGAAAGATGACCCATGAAAAAAGCCGCAACCCATCGCGCGGGAAGCGGCCTCCTGGTCCATCCAAATGAATGGAGCCTTCCTTCTTATCCCTACGCTGGCATGACCCAGATCAGGTTCAACGGGTATAATCTCAGGCCTTTAAGGCCACCCCGAAATCTGATTTTTCACAATTTATCCTTCATTTTAAAGAGGCGATACCGGGCTGTCAAGAGGGAGGTTCGATGCGGAACTGAAAAACCGATGGTGCTGAGCCAGGCTGTGGAGAAAGCTATGCGCCGACAGGGAACGTCCGGTTCGTGGGCGAGGCGTTCAGTTGGCCTTACCACCGTGGGATCGGCGCGGGTCATCGTGTTCCCGATACTCCTGAAGGGCACGCGAAACGGTTTTTCCGCAGGTTTCTTCAAAACGCTTTTCGAGGGCCTGCACTTTGTCGATCCCGCGCCTATCCGCTTCGGATCCCTCACTTTCCCCGAAGCAGGATGACGGTGTCCCCACCGAAGAGGCCGCGGTGCCGGTAGCAGCCCCCCGGCGAAGATGACAGTCGGCCAGGAGCAGGATATCCGCCTCCTTCAGGGGCCCTGTGGAGAGAGGGTCGATGTGTGCAGCGGTGGCCAGGGTTTCAGCCACACGCCCGAAGCCGATGTCCTTTAGAAACGCGGGCAGGCTTTCCGGATGCTCGGATGCTGCAGGCTTGAGATGCTGCAGGAGTGCAGCCGCCTCGAGGCGTTGGAGGTCCAGAGTGTGCCCGCATGCCGTGAGGGTATGCCCCAGGAAAGTGGCTAGACACGATGCCTCCTGAATGCGGCGGAGTTCTTCCGGCGGGGTGTTCAGACTGCGAAGCAGTGCAAGGCATTCCTCCCGGTCCGGGATGTCCTGCCGGGGCAGTGCTAAGAGAAGGGCCCGATATTTTTCGGGGGTGTCCATGTCCAGCAGCATGAGCCGATCGGGTACGTCCACCTCCACGCAGTTGCCGGCTTGGGACTGGAAAAAACCTCGCAGCCCATAAGGGCCTTGCCATTGCAGGATGGCCTCGGCCCAGCCCGCATCCAGGAGGGGGGGGTGGCCTCTTCTACCCGAGAAACGCGGAATGAAGATCCCTTTGCGCGTCGAGGCGTCAAGCGCGTTCGCCAGGAAGCGAAAGGTGCCCGGCCGCACGAGCGGCGTGTCCACCGGAAGGACGAAAAAGCCGTCGAGGCCTCGAGGGAGGCTTTGGATCCCGGTCTGGATGGAGGAGAACATCCCCTCTTCGAAGTGCGGGTTGTGGACCGCCACGGCCCCCGAGGCGGCCAGTCGCCCCGCGAGTTCATCGGCACGAAATCCTGTGATCACGTGAATGTCGCTGAGCCCTATGCTCCTGAGGTTCCGGATAAGATGCTCCGCCACCGTCGTTTCTCCGAACGGGAGGAGGGGTTTGAAGGCCCCCATCCTGGAGGAGAAGCCGGCGGCGAGCACGATCACGCCGAGGCGTTTTTGCATCGATTGGACTCCGGGTAGGAAAACTCGCTCGGGTGGTCCCGGTCCCAGGCAGGGATACAGAGGCGGCATTCCCCGCCCTGGAGCCGTTGAGGCGGAGAAAATCCCCTTCCGCTACGAGGCACCGAAACCGGACCCTTTGAGGAGTATCAATATAGTATCCGTCCGGAAATGAGGATTATCCTCATACCCTTCAGGTACGCAGTCCGACCGCTTTGCGGCGGGTCCCGGTCTGGCAGATATCGAAAAAATCAAACGTTTGCGCAACGGCGGCCTGCAGGCCGCCGTTCAGGCAAACGTGCAGATCGATGCCGGGATTGGCCAAAAAGGCCATTTCCGGATGGAACCCAGGTAGTTCTCATCCGGAAATGATTTCCCTTGAGAACCCGGTTTCCAATCCGGGAATGAGGATTTTTGGCCAATATCAAGGAAATCAAGCGTTTGCGCGGAGGCGACCTGCAGGTCGCCGCACAAGCAAACGTGCAGATTGACGCCGAGATTGGCCAAAAAGACCATTTCCGGATGGAACCCAGGTAAGAGGTCCGCTGGTGGGCATGGGTTATAAATGGTCTACCATTCCTGGTCGAGATCGACGCCCAGCCGTTCCCATTGGGCGGCACCCTCGGCTTCGCCCCGGGCGACCTCATCTTCGGTCCAGGGGTCCAGTACGAGGCTGTCGGCGACCAGTTCCCAGATGTATTTCACCTCGTACTTGTAATCCGGGTAGAACTTGGGGATGCGCTTCATGATCTGGTCGTGGCAGTTGGAGCAGCCGACGACCACCACGTGGGCGCCCGAATTCTTGATCTGGTTGTACTTCATGCGTCCATGCCAGGCGGCTTCTTCCTCGTAGGGTCCGGGCCACATGCCGCCGCCGGCGCCGCAGCAGAAGTTGTTGGCGCGGCCCGGCTCCATATCCACGAATTCGTCCACGCACTGCTGGATGATCCAGCGCGGTTCGTCATAGTAACCCTTCCCGAAGTGCCGTTCGAGTTCGCGACCGTGTTTACAGGAGTCATGCCAGGTGAAGATCTTGCCGGCGTTGACGCTCTTGTCGAGCTTGATGCGGCCGGTCTCGATGAGTTCCTTCAGATAATCGTAGAGGTAGATATAATTGATCTCGTTGTCGGGATTCTCGTGGACGCACATCTTCATGCCTTCCCGGCAGCCGTAGGACCCGCCGCCGCAGTCGGGCATGATCATGCGCTTGATCCGATGCGTCTTCACGAAGTCGATCTTCCGGCGTGCGAGTTCCTTAATGGCGTCATAGTTGCCGGTAAAGAGCCCCCAGTCGACCGACTCCCAGTTCTCAGAAGGGACCGTCCAGTTTTCTTTGGCGGCATAAAAGATCTTCCACCACCATTTCATGTCCTCGTTGTCCGCAAAGACCTCTTTGGAGTTGGGGAAGAAGAGGATGTCGGCGTCGTCCTTGTCGACGGGGACGTAGAAGCCCGGCAATTCCTCCTCGGCCAGCTCGTTGCCGAGGTCTGAGAGCAGGAAGAAATAGTCTGTCTGGGGAATGGCCATGTTGTTGCCGGTGCTCAGGGCATTCGCAACGCCCTTGTGGAGGATCCCGGGGACCTCGTCGCGGGGCCGCAGGTGCTTCATGTGCAGCATGATCCAGGGGATGTCGATGCCCATCGGGCAGGCGTAGGCGCAGCGGCCGCAGCCGGTGCAGAGCCAGGGGAACTTTGAACTCACCACCTCGTCCAGCATGCCTAAGACCAGCATGCGCAGAACCTTGCGGGTATCCCATCCCTCCATTCCGGGGGTCCCCGTGATGGGGCAGCCATTGGTGCAGGTGCCGCAGGTCATGCAGGCGTTGAGATCGAATTTGGATAAATGGTCCTGAACGTCCTTGGGTAGTCTTTTCGGGCTGAGAGCCTCTGTCATGTCATCCTCCGATTCCCGGGGCAGCCTGGCGGTCCAGCAGACAGGCGGGGTCCCCGTTCGATATACGTGTATTCTTGCCCTGTGCGAGCCGTGAAGCCGTCACCATCCCGGTCTTCCAGGTTTGGAATACCAGCCTTTTACCGTAGCCCAGAGTCTTCCTGCTGTCGGACAGGTCAAACAGGCTCTTGGGGATCCAACGGCTGCGGGAAGGCCGGAAATGACCCTGCGGGTGACTGTATCCCCGAGCGCCGGTTTTGTCAAAGAGGTTTTGCACAAAAAGTTCACGGAATTTGAACCGGGGGTTTGGCTTATTTCGGTCGAAGGGAGGCGGTTCTCCGATCGCGGCTGGACGATTCTGAGCGCTGCGGGACCGATGCCTGGTCTCCATCCGGAAAGGGACTTTTTGGACGATTCGTGCGTCTATCTGCATAGTTGCCTGGGCAGCGGCCTGCAGATCGCTGTAGCGCGTCGCAGCGCAAACGATTGATTTTCTATGCATTAATAAGATGTGATCCGGCGAGAAACGGTGAGGCTGAGCACGCGCTGCGTGTGAAGTAACCTGGAACCCGTCCCACGGGGGTGGGACCGAGCACACGCACTGCATGAAGAAAAATCCTCATCTGCGGATGGTAAAGCAGGTTCTAGCCGGGAAATCATTTCCGGATGGACTAAGTTTCCAATCCGGAAATGAGGATTTTTGGCCAATATCAAGGAAATCAAGTGTTTGCGCGGAGGCGACCTGCAGGTCGCCGCACAAGCAAACATGCAGATTGACGCCGAGATTGGCCAAAAAGACCATTTCCGGATTGGAAACTAGGTTGACAATGTATCGAGTGTTCGATATGATATCGATCACTCGATATAGCCCGTGGCTTTTTTTGAATCAGCCGGTGGCTTTTTCCTCTGTCTGATGGTTTTCCATGGTGCATTTCGTTTTTTGAAATCATTGCAAATGAGGGGACTGTGTCTGGAAATCAGGGCAGCAAAGAAAAACTCATCCAAGTGGCCGTGGAACTTTTTGCGAACAGGGGATTCGCGGGGACGTCCATCCGGGACATCGCGAGCGCGATGGGGATGAGCATCTCGAATATCTACCATTATTTCGGCAACAAGGAAGGCCTTCTCCTCGCGATACTGGAATACGCTTCCGAGGCTTTGCTGAGGAGGCTCAGAGAGGGTTCGGAAAAAGAGGAGGAACCTGTCCGAAAACTGAAGAGCCTCGTCCAGACGCACCTGAAGCTTTCAAGAGAATTTCTGAGGGAATCGAAGATATTCTTTCTGGACGAGGATCATCTTTCGCAGGAAGGGCATCGGATCAACTGCAGGATTCAGCGGGAAATCCTGGATATGTACGTCCAGGTCCTCAGTGATCTTGCAGAGGAAGGTCTGGTGCAAACCCGCAGCATCAAGATTCTGGCATTCAACATACTAGGGGTGATCAACTGGCATCTGAAGTGGTTCCGCACCGAAGGGGAACTCTCTCACGAGCAGGCCGTCGAAGAGATTTTGGATTTCATCCTTCATGGCGCATTGGGCTTGGGGCGAGGGGAGTGCTGATCAGCGAGGAACCATGCCTCGAGCATCCAGCGGGATGCGTCCTTGCTTCCGGCAGGTTCGATGGGTTGCCGGCGCGAGCGCACGGGTCTGTCTCATCCGGCCCTGCTTTGCGTTTGAGTGTGGATCTCGAGCGTGTTTCCGGATATCGCCGTGGAAGAAGTTGAGAGGGCAGACCGGTGCAGTCAGGTATGGGGCCGGGAAATGGTAAGGGCATGTTCTGAAACGCTGAGAGGCGGAACAGACCATCGACTTGAATCGAGTGGACACGGAGGGGAGTCATCATGAAGGCAGTGGTGTTGATGGAAGGTCAACGGGTGGGGATGGCGGAGGTGCCGGAGCCCAGGCTTCAGAAAAACGACGACGTTCTCGTAGAGGTGAAGGCCGCGGCCATCTGCGGATCGGACATTCATATCAAGCACGGGCAGTTGCCGGGAATTGCGCCTGGGACGGTCATGGGCCACGAATTCGTGGGGGTGGTGAGAGAAACCGGCGGGGATGTCAGCCGGTTCAAACCCGGAGACCGAGTCTCCGTTCCGGCGGCGGTATGGTGCGGCACCTGCCCTGCATGCCGGCGGGGTCAGATCCAGTACTGCCCGAACGGGGGTGTGTGGGGCGGCGGAGAGTTTTTCGGCAAGGGGCTGGCAGGCGCCCAGACATCTTATGTGCGCGTCCCTTATGCGGACATGTGTCTGACCCCGATTCCCGATCAGGTTTCGGATGAGCAGGCCGTTTTTGTGGGGGATGTCTTCAGCACGGGCTATCATGCAGCACTCGAGGGCGGGATCGCCACAGGGGATACGGTGGCGATTTTCGGCTGCGGTCCCATCGGTTTGGCGGCATTGGTCTCGGCCTGGCAGATGGGACCCCGAGAGGTCTTTGCCGTGGACATGTTCGACAACCGGCTGGAGATAGCGCGGCACTACGGCGCCACCGTCGTCGACGCCCGCGAAGAAAATGCCGTCGAGCGGCTGCGGGAAGCCACGGGCGGAGAGGGAGTGGATGCGGTCATCGAGGCGATCGGAAACCCGGCGACCTTCCAGCAGGCCCTGCGGTCCGTGCGCCGTGGTGGGACGGTGTCGGTAGTCGGTCTTTTCCCGGCCCCGGTGGAGTTCCCCTTGAACGAACTCGCTTACTACGGCGTGCGCATCAACATGGGACTCGGGAGCCTTGCTCATATGCCGCAGTTGATGGGCCTGCTCGAAGCGGGTCGGGTCGACCTCACGCCGCTTGCAACGCACTCTTTCGCTCTCGAGGATGCAGTCGAGGCCTATGATCTTTTCGAAAACCACAAGGACGCCTGTATCAAAGTCATCCTGAAGCCTTGAGCTCAAGCGTTCAGCACTGCGCTCCGTGCCCGCTCTGTTTCTCCGTGCGGAGGTCATTTTGAAAGAGAAGATTGTTCAATGATTCGATCCGCCCTTTTGGGAGGTCGCATGTGCAGCGTGCCGGCGGCAGTCATCTGCCGTCGGCATATTCGTTTACGGATCCTCCTCAGGCCGGTACTGGAATACGGCTTGGCACCACCATCACCTGGGCGTTCGGCAAGGTCTGTTTGAGGCCGGCTTCCAGGCGGTCTATCAGGTTGTACACCTCTTGCATCTGTTTTTGCCGGTCAAATTCCAGAAACAGCTCGATGAAGATATGGCTGCCGGACCGGCGGGTGCGGAAGCCATGGATTTGTTCATACGCATCGAAATTGGCGGCCAGTTCACGCAGGATCAGGAGCAGGTCCCGCTCGTCGAGGCTCCGGTCGAGCAGGTCGCCGATGGAACCGGAAAAGACGTCGCGGGTGGATTTGAGGAAGCTCAGGAGGAGGATGGAGGTGGCACCGACGTCCAGAAAGCGCGTCCAGGGAGCGCCGTGGAAGATCAAGGCGAGCCCGACAGCCAGGATAATGAGGATGTCTTCGAGGGCGCCCATCCGGGCCATACGCCACATGGCGCCGAATATGGGGGAGTGCTCGGTTCGGCTCAGGCGCAGGTTGCGAATCCAGAGCCAGACGGAGACCACACAGGAGACGCTCGTCAGGACCATCGCCAGCAGGCCGCCATGTTGCTCCGCGGGGTGGCGAACCTTCATGAGGGTCTCATAGCCGATGAAAACGGCCGCGAGCAGCATGGCGATTCCGACCACCATGCTCGAGATGGTTTCCAGACGCCCGAATCCGTAAGTGTTGCGGAGGTCGGTGCGATGCGTCATGCGTTTGACCGTGTACAGGGACAGACCTGAGGCGAGGGCGGCGGTCAGGGCGATGACGAAATTCGCGACGAACACCAGGGAATTGGAGGTGAGCATTCCGACGGTGGAGGCGCCGACCGTGTAGAGTTCCATGGCGAGGGTGACCGCCAGCAGGCGGATCTTGGTGGCATTGGAAACAGCTGCAGAAAAACCGCTCATGAGGATCGCCTTTGCGAAAAATGATCCCGCCCGCTTGATAATCAGGGTGGATGGCTTCTGCCGGATCCGGGAACGGGGCCCCGAACGCCATGGAAGCCCGACTTTCAGCCGCATGCTCAAAAGGTTGGGGGCTTCTGCCTAGTCAGATAAAGAGGGATGTCCCTCGCCTTCATCGCCATCTTTTAACAAAAGCCGGCTGCTGATGGAAATGAAAATTCGATCGAAAAGGAGAGGATTCAGGGGCCTATCGAAAAAAGATCCATCCGGGGGGGTTGAAGAGTTTTCCCTGCTCTGCGAGGTCGTTTCCATCCGGAAATGGTCTTTTTGGCCAATCTCGGTGTCAATCTGAACGTTTGCTTGCGCGGCGACCACCAGGTCGCCTCCGTACAAACACTTGATTTCCCTGATATTGGTCAAACCCGGACCCGCCGCGAAGCGGTGGGACTGAGCACGCGAAGCGTGTGAAGAAAATTCCTCATTTCCGGATTGGAAACTTTGCCGCGCAGGCAGCACCGGCAAAAGAAGGGCAGACTCGCGATTGCCCCTCTTTAGGGTGCTGCATGGGCGGGTTGTTATTTGAAAGGATCCCAGCGGACCGTCTGCTTTTCGTAGGAGGGCGGAAAGAGCTTCAGAAATTCGTCGTAATAGTACAGCTCCTTGAAGGACGCGAAGGGGAGTCCGTAAGCGGCTTTGGGCCGCCTTTTCAGTTCATCGGGATCGATCTTTCGTGAGACGATCTCATCCATGACGTCGTCCATGCCTGTGCCCATCGCGAATCGCAGTTTTTCGCGGTTGGCGATCCGCTCCGGGAGCATATCCCGGAAGGCCTCGCGGAGGACGTATTTCTCCACCTGTTTTTCGCCGTAGATTTTCCATGACATGGGTATGGTTTTGGCGAAGGCGACGACGCGGGTGTCCAAGAACGGCGTCTTGTAAATGACGGAATTGCCCATCCAACTCCGGTCGAGGCGTCTTAGCGCCGTATTATAAGCGATATCGAGCAGTTTTTGAGCGAGGCGTTCACGCTGTTCGGGGCTTTTGACACGGGGGTTCTTGAGGACCATTCGGTAACCGCCGAAAAGTTCATCGGCGCCTTCTCCGACAAGGACTGCATTGCTGTATTCCTTCACCATTTTGGAGACGAAATAGTTCGAAAGAATCCCCGAGATGCAGTCTTCGTCGAAGCTCTCCAGGTACCAGACGGCCTGGGGGATGAATCCTTCGATATCTTCGTTCGTGATTTCACAGATATGATGCGACATGCCGAGAAAGTCGGCCATGAGTTTGGCGTTTTCGAGGTCGGGCCCCGGCGCGCTTTTGACGGTTCCTGTCACCAGGGTGATCGAAGGATCCAGCTCTTTTGCGATTGCCGCTATGATGGAGCTGTCGAGCCCCCCGCTGAGGGATATGGCCTTGACGTCGTCCATGCGCCTCTTGACGGCGTCGATCAGGAGCTGTCTGAGGAGTTCGGCTGCCTTTCCCATGTCTCCGCCGTGGTCCGGGATTTCCGGAGCAAATGGCTGAAAGGGCTTGAGGCCATTCTTCGAGCTGTAGGTGCAGCCGGGCTCGAGTTCGTGGATATTGAATTGCACGTGGTCTTTGAGGCCTTTCATCTCGCTGCTGAAATAAAAGACATCGTTGTCCCAGCCGTAGAAAAGGGGCCTGGCGCCCACAGCGTCCCGTGCCAGAATAACCTCGTCGTCCTTTTCGATGATGGCGCAGACGAAGCTCCCATCCATGCGGCTGAAGCAGTCCATCCCGTGCTTTTCATAGAGTTCCAGAAACAGTTGAATGTCCGTCTTTCCGTTGTCCCGCTCGTTGAAGAGCTTCCCATCAAAGAGAATATACGGGGTTTCCTCCAGGGATGTGCAATAGGTTCTTTCGGGCGATAGATTGATTTCATTCGCTCCCAGGGCGCCCCTTGCATCTGTCAGCGACCGGACGATCATGTTGTCGGGCCCCCGATGATGCATGTTCTCGATCATGTGAGCCATGTCCCTGGCGGAATCGGCCTCAATCCGGCCGTGTTGTGAAACGATACCTCCGATACTGGCCAAAACGAACCTCCTTGCGTGTTGACCCGCAGCGTGGATTTTCCTCACCGGCGCGGCGGGGATCCGCGGGTCGATCGAAACACTATAACGGATGGGCCAGAATATTTCAAGTCAAAATATTTTGCCTCACATTGTTCTTGTTGGCGTTTATGCGGAGAAGGCTGTCTGGTATGCGAAGTTTTCAGGCGAGGGATGAGGATGGTCCTTCAGAGCCTGCAGGTGCTCGGGCCCACCCTGACGGGATTGATCCCTCCAGTCTGGTTGGTAGCAGGGGAAGGAAGCGGTTGCGATGGTAGGACCCTTATGTCTCTGGACAGACATCCGTGCGGATAGTTGCTGAGATGGGCAGAAATCAGCGTTTCGGGATGGAAACCGGCAGCAAAAAGGGCCCCGAGGAGGCCGGCCGTCAGGTGTGCCTGCATTTGAGCAGGCGGATCCCGGTGGTTTGTTGAATGATGGTGGCGCCTTGGAACAGGTGGTCGTTTCTTTCGGGGTAGTCGGACCGGAAATGGCCGCCCCGGCTTTCCTTCCTGTGCACGGCCGATTCGACGATCAGCCGGGCGACCAGGGAGAGGTTCCTGAGCTCGATGATTTCGAGCGTCGGGTAGAAATGCCAATAGATGTCGTTGGTGATTTGGACGAGCCCGTTCAGGATGTCCATGGCAACACGCAGACGGTTTTCATTGCGGTCGATGGCGCAGTAATCGAGCATCGTTGCCCGGGTCGTATCCCAGAAGCGGTTCAGCATCGCCGGGTTGATTTCAGGGTGGACCGTGCTGCCCTGCCATGGCGGCGGCTTCAGATCCGGATCCCGCAGCGATGGATCCCGCTCGAGGGCTGCATCGACCGCGATTTTTCCGTAGAGTGCGCATTCGGTCAGGGAGTTGCTGGCCAGTCGATTGGCCCCCATCAAACCGGTGCAGGCGACTTCTCCGATGGCGTAGAGGCCGTCGATATCCGTTTGGCCGTCCGCGCCCACGATTACGCCGCCGCAGGTGTAATGGGCCGCGGGCACCACCGGGATGGGCTCGGCGGTCATGTCGATCCCCTTTTTCAGGCAGTGGGCGTAAATCTTCGGGAAGGACTGCCGGATGTATTCCTCCGGCTTGCCGGTCAACGGGGTGGTGACGTTGAGCCAGACATGCGCCAGATGCCTTTTCTTCATCTCGGTATCGATCGCCTTGGCGACGATGTCCCTCGTGGCGTGGGATCCGCGTGGATCATAGGCCAGCACGAAATCCTGGGTCGAATCCTTGTCGAGGGTGAGTATGCCGCCCATGGCCTCGCCCCGCAGGGCCTCGGTCAGTAGAAATCGCCTCTCGGCGGGGTGTTCCGGACTGACTTCATAGAGCACCGTGGGGTGGAATTGGAAGAATTCCATATTGGCCACACGGGCCCCTGCCCGATAGGCCATGGCGATGCCGTCGCCGGTGGCGTTTTCAGGGTTGCTGGTGTAAAGGAACGCCCTGCCTGCGCCGCCCGTGGCCAGAAAGGTCACGTCCGCTTCGATGGTCTTGACCCGGCGCGTTTTTCTGTCGAGCACCCAGGCGCCCAGGCACCGGTCTTTGGCCACCTTGACCTCGGAGATGCGGTTCCGGGTGATAAGGCTCACCGCAGCATGGTATTCCAGGACGGTGATCAGGGGCTGCTTCCTGACGAGGTCGACGAGGTGCTCTTCGATGGCCTGCCCAGTGTAGTCGTCTTTGCAGTAGACCCTGGGGCGCCCATGGCCGCCCTCCTGGTGGAGGACGTACTGTTTGTCCGGATCCGCCTTCGAGAAAGGCACACCGTGGTCGATCAGAAACCTCACGCCGTCGGGGAAGGCCCTTTGGACGAAGCGTTCGACGACCGATGGAATGCACAGCCCATCCCCTGCACGGAGGGTGTCCTCTATGTGGGATTCGAAGCTGTCATCTCCCTGTGCGACCCGCTCCGGGTCTACGGCGGCTATCCCCCCCTGTGCGTAGTACGTGTTGGAATGGGCAAGCTCCGATTTGCTGATGAGGATGCAGGACTTGCCCCGTTCGCTCAATTCGATGGCAGCCCTGAGGCCGGCAAGCCCCGATCCGATGACCAGGAAGTCTGTCTGAAGCAATTCCTCGAAAGACGGCATGTCTGTTGACTCCAAAGACGAAAAGATCCATTTCGAAGCGTTCCATGGCCTGCCGGGGTCTTCAGCCGAAAAGGCCCCTGCTGCCGGCTCATGGGAATTTCCGTTGCTCAATAGAACGTTCAAAAACGCCCACCCGCAGCATGGCGCTCATCCCGCGTCCATTGGGCCCACTGACAGGTGCGCGTCATTCCAAGGGATATCATGAGCGTTGTGCCCTGGGTTGTTCGACAGCCTGTACACGAAGAATTGCTCGACAAGCTGTGGAGGGGTAAGCCGGCATCCGCACCGGATCATGAGATGGCCAGCATGCGCTCCAGCGCCACCCGGCTCCATTCGGCGGTTTCCGCCGGGACCTGGATCCTGCCCGGCGCCCGCCCCTCGAGAAGGCCCTCGAGTACGGCCAGGAGCCGCTCGGGTGTGCTCCGGCTCATGTCGACGCAAATGGAGTGCTCCTCGTCCAGGGGATAAACTGTACGATCCGGGAAGGTGGCGGCCAGCCGTTTGACCAGCCGCAGCTCTGTCCCGACCGCAAACACCGAACCGCTCTCCGCTTCCCGCACCTCGCGGATGAGATATTCCG harbors:
- a CDS encoding membrane hypothetical protein (Evidence 5 : Unknown function), which produces MRLKVGLPWRSGPRSRIRQKPSTLIIKRAGSFFAKAILMSGFSAAVSNATKIRLLAVTLAMELYTVGASTVGMLTSNSLVFVANFVIALTAALASGLSLYTVKRMTHRTDLRNTYGFGRLETISSMVVGIAMLLAAVFIGYETLMKVRHPAEQHGGLLAMVLTSVSCVVSVWLWIRNLRLSRTEHSPIFGAMWRMARMGALEDILIILAVGLALIFHGAPWTRFLDVGATSILLLSFLKSTRDVFSGSIGDLLDRSLDERDLLLILRELAANFDAYEQIHGFRTRRSGSHIFIELFLEFDRQKQMQEVYNLIDRLEAGLKQTLPNAQVMVVPSRIPVPA
- a CDS encoding conserved hypothetical protein (Evidence 4 : Unknown function but conserved in other organisms), whose amino-acid sequence is MKAVVLMEGQRVGMAEVPEPRLQKNDDVLVEVKAAAICGSDIHIKHGQLPGIAPGTVMGHEFVGVVRETGGDVSRFKPGDRVSVPAAVWCGTCPACRRGQIQYCPNGGVWGGGEFFGKGLAGAQTSYVRVPYADMCLTPIPDQVSDEQAVFVGDVFSTGYHAALEGGIATGDTVAIFGCGPIGLAALVSAWQMGPREVFAVDMFDNRLEIARHYGATVVDAREENAVERLREATGGEGVDAVIEAIGNPATFQQALRSVRRGGTVSVVGLFPAPVEFPLNELAYYGVRINMGLGSLAHMPQLMGLLEAGRVDLTPLATHSFALEDAVEAYDLFENHKDACIKVILKP
- a CDS encoding hypothetical protein (Evidence 5 : Unknown function) is translated as MIDIISNTRYIVNLVSNPEMVFLANLGVNLHVCLCGDLQVASAQTLDFLDIGQKSSFPDWKLSPSGNDFPARTCFTIRR
- a CDS encoding Transcriptional regulator, TetR family produces the protein MSGNQGSKEKLIQVAVELFANRGFAGTSIRDIASAMGMSISNIYHYFGNKEGLLLAILEYASEALLRRLREGSEKEEEPVRKLKSLVQTHLKLSREFLRESKIFFLDEDHLSQEGHRINCRIQREILDMYVQVLSDLAEEGLVQTRSIKILAFNILGVINWHLKWFRTEGELSHEQAVEEILDFILHGALGLGRGEC
- a CDS encoding Asparagine synthetase, which produces MASIGGIVSQHGRIEADSARDMAHMIENMHHRGPDNMIVRSLTDARGALGANEINLSPERTYCTSLEETPYILFDGKLFNERDNGKTDIQLFLELYEKHGMDCFSRMDGSFVCAIIEKDDEVILARDAVGARPLFYGWDNDVFYFSSEMKGLKDHVQFNIHELEPGCTYSSKNGLKPFQPFAPEIPDHGGDMGKAAELLRQLLIDAVKRRMDDVKAISLSGGLDSSIIAAIAKELDPSITLVTGTVKSAPGPDLENAKLMADFLGMSHHICEITNEDIEGFIPQAVWYLESFDEDCISGILSNYFVSKMVKEYSNAVLVGEGADELFGGYRMVLKNPRVKSPEQRERLAQKLLDIAYNTALRRLDRSWMGNSVIYKTPFLDTRVVAFAKTIPMSWKIYGEKQVEKYVLREAFRDMLPERIANREKLRFAMGTGMDDVMDEIVSRKIDPDELKRRPKAAYGLPFASFKELYYYDEFLKLFPPSYEKQTVRWDPFK